ccgatgctccaagagtaacaaatgcttcaatcgagttggccgacgcaacctcaagtgctcaaagctagggctcaatctctcttgctcaaatgactcaaggaatggattcactcaacccaactcaaggattcaacttgaatcaagcaactctcacaaagagatGTTGGAGAGGACTCTCTaagtgctcacaaggctctcaaATGTGTTCTGAATGTTCTagcatcagcacccacgaatgggtgaagtcatggggtataaatatcccTCTCATAAAAACTAACCATTGTCCCTgtcagtgttagaccggtcggTTTGAAATTATAGCCGTTGGAGGCTTTCTctgcccagaccggtcagaccggtcccctagactagccagaccggtcagaccggtccctcactGGTTTTTGCAGTTTTGGCTCTCTCTTAGGCTAATCTCTCTAGGGACTTGCTATGAGCACTTTTAGTGTTGTCTAAACCCATTGATGTTGCATCTCTCTTGATAGTACGTCATACTTATACTCAAGTGCATAAATGAAATATATAATTACCACAATCATCAGAGCTTCACATTATGATCATGCCGTCCTTTCTTCGATCAATATCGTGAGGGTATCAACATCTTCATTCTTTGAGCATGcccgctttgagctagtgactttgaatcttcaatTTGTATAGGaattaaatccattttgattcacaagtcacttcCTTTACTTAAATAATGACACTCTCCAACATAGAGCtttccatgactctaggatctccggtcTTTGACCcatatcggtttctttgctctccccaagccgtcgcttgcgtagcctcttgaaacacgcctctcggtcctctatctttatcctagccgtccatcttgaactcatgttgatttatgtcatgcatgaaatcttctttatcaatttgaATTCCCAATTCAATCtcatatgcaagctttccaatttgagatgTTATCTTTGCATAAgctcatgtctcattcacttttgccttgcttgcttcttttgtTAACAACCATTTATCATAAGTGACAAGTTCTTTCATATTTGAGACTATGTataagcatatcacatctcattcacaaaacctttacttgtcattttgaaTCACATCATAAGTCTAACAAGCCTTCACAAATATTAGAGCCtttatatcaaccatgaatatcttgctctattttttcttttcttgttttgcttgtcacataTACATTATGCCAATGGGATAAACACGCTTGCTTGCAACACATGAGCCCTCTTGTTTAATACAAATTTCTCAATTAAATTcctgctcataatctcatgcaaacaagttagtccttttaatcatgtttaatcaatgctccaaaacccactaggggcctaaATGCTTTCAGTGAGTTGCCTCGCCGACAACACACCTTGCCTTCCGCAAAATCTGATGCAGGATGAGGTAGGAGGGAATGGCGGCCTCGTTGCTCCTTGCTTTTGGCCCTAGCATTGCCTGATTACCTATCGTTGCATAGCGCCATCGTTGGATCAACTTTGCATAGCGCCATCAATGGATCAACTGCAAAAGGAGGTGGTAAGAGGAAGAGGCGACCATACGCCGCCAGGTCTTACCTATGTTGGAAGAGGAGTGAGGGGTGAGGAAGTGTAGGGGACAACCTCGTCATCGTCAGATCTGTCGGaggacggcgagggcgaggaggaAGGGCAACATCATTGTTGTTTGTGAGTTGCCTCATTGACAACACACCCTGCCTTCCCTAGATCTGATGTAGGATAGGGGAGGAGGGGTGGCGGCCTCATTGCTTCTCACTTTCGACCATGGCATTACCCAATTACCTGTCGTTACATAGCGCCATAGTTGGATCCACAGCCAGGTCTCACCTATGTTGGAAGAGGAGTGAGGGGTGGCCCCTCCGCCAACATACCTTGTAGCCGCCACCGATGCACACACCCTGTAATTCTATGGCCTACGCACAAAAAGCACAACTACCATGTTCATCACCTCCTTCCATCGTTGCTGTACAACGCCATCCCTAGATCCTCTAGAAAACAGGGCTGGAAAGAGAAAAAGGTGACCACATACCACCAGATCTCACCTATGTTGGAAGAGAAGGGGTGGCCCTTCCACCACACCTACCTTGAACCTTGTAGCCGCCACCGATGCAAGACACCCTACAATTCCTCATCATGCGCACCACCACCATGTCTGTCTCCTCCTTACACCATTGCTGCACAATGGCATCGCCGGATCCACTACAAAAAGGGGTAGGCATGGGAAGAGGCGACCGCACACCATCAGATCTCACCTGTGTTGGAAGAGGAGGGATGACCCTTTCGCTAGACGGTCACCGCCACCAACGCACACACCCTATGAATTCGCGACCCGCGCAGAAAAAACACCACCATCATGTCCGTCACCTCCTTCCACCGTTGCTTTAGGGGttgaaggagggagggagggagagggagagagggagagagagagagaggagtcgAAGAGGGGGAATGAGACCAATTATTATAGGCGCGCATGAAGAAAGCACACATTTTGTGATGTAGGATACGTTTATGGAGAGTGAAGTAATAGGCAGCATGTTTACGTCACTGATTTTGTGAATGGGATAGTTTCACGAGTTATGCTTGGTTGCAAGATGGAATTGCCCTATTTGTTGTTGGATTGGAGGAATGAAAATGAAATGGGTATCTTGACTACTCGACCTATTCGGAATGCTGGGCTGGTGGCTGAAACGCATTGTTCCAGCAATCAGCCGGACGGAAGGCGCAGCCGGCGGTGCCAGCCTGCCGGTTGAGCTATGGGCGGACGGAGCAGTGGACGGCTGGCTGGTCACAGCTCACCTGCCGAATGGCTGGAAGCTAGATTCAGCCCAACCAGCTATTTTCAGCCATCCGAACAGGGCTACTATCAACATGGGTCCCAACTATTAGTCAAACAAAAAACACTTTTTGTTCCCATCCTCTTCCTATCCCAAGGCACCCACGCCGCCGTGTAGCCTACCACCACCGCTAGCTAGCTTTGCTTCGCATGTTATCATCCCCCACCTCATCTCCAACATTGATGCGCACCTAGTTCGACCCACCGCTTGGGTTTACTGCCACATCCATGCGTCTACCATCATCGATGCATTTGTTGTCCATTTGCACCTTGAAGAGGGTTGTTACCTCCTTTGTATCCGAGCGCAACAAGGCAACCAAGCTATGCCGTAGTTTTTATTAAAGGAAATTATGTAAACTAGCTAGTGATTTTAGGATATGGATTACATCTTAGGACTGTAGCGAACATAGTTAAAACTAAATTTTGCACATTACACACTAAATTTATTAGTGTGTCATACGATAAAATATACCTTTTTTTGCTCGAGCCCTCATTGGCACATAAACAACCATGTATCAGTCATCATCTATTGAAATGTAATGTCTATAGGTCCATCTAATAGGTTGTGTCATCACATCATCTATGCTTCGGTTACTACTCAGTTAACAATGCCGACATAATTGTTCCCACTTTGGTACAATGAAAGATTTTTATGAAGGTATAAAATGGTAAATCACTCTCTTTTACAACTAGCATCAATGGGATTTCAACACAACACTGTAGAACccttttgaaactttgataacacTAAGGAAAAAGtatcaaaatttcaaagcaaTTATTGTGGTTTCTTATGATGTTTATATGAAATGCCATTATTTCCAGATGATGGAGGCATATTTGTATCCTTTATTTTTGCACATAAGGGTAAAAAAGTAGTTTTCCACGAGCAAGACTCCTCTGCAGTAGTGGGCCACAGCACTAACATGTGGGCTTGGAACCACAAGTCACTGTCCTAAAGTGAGAGGGCAATACCGCATATGAGTTGCTTCTAATTTCCACGTACCTTTCATTTGCCCTAAGATAGTACTAAATAAAGAGAGAATTGTTTCATTGGCTCTAAAAAAAAGTTATGCTTAGTTTACTGGTCCTTTTTCTCTTGAAGTTGGCTATTTGGCCCCAAACGGTTTCGTTTAGTTTCTTAGCCCTTCCGTCACCTGCAGTTAGTTCTACAATCTAATTATATTCAAACACATCTGTTTAGATTTTTAACCAATAAAACAATAACATAAAGAAATATTTCATGAATTTTTGGTATTTTCCCACTGTAAGAATCGATGGActaagaggggggtgaattgggtctttttcaaaattctaaaataaaataaaacaaccttaacctatgcaatattagtaaggctcaatttaccaaccggctaactaagcaacctacacaagctataaaggatacaacaagatataaagctaagcaaggtagagcaaagttatgatctctagggtcaagcacataaataaattgcatgaaagtaagtgcttgaatgtaaagagtgggcaagagacgaccggattttttcccgtggtgtcgatgtgttggcacacacccctaatccacgttgtgacactcactaagagtcttgtcacctcccaagtcaccgagacgagggtgctcactaagagtctctgttcaccatcccggcgtggtggagctcaagccacgtacaatcttcttcgggctcccacaatcaacttggcaagctccgcaagaaacacctcaatcaccaagatcgtctaggtgatgccaatcaccaagagtaacaagctagggccttcacttgagtaaaaaccgatcaccaagaacggatgcacacaagcttctctctactcaagtccttagccttgcttcttggatgattgaaagatcaaatgagtggaatatgaagctcaaggtggctctcaataatagaatgagtgtatgagtgttgcctggtgtcaagagagttcaaaatgacccattggaggggtatatataggcagctcacgcggatagagccgttggagaaaagctgccagaaaagtacgcaacgccggttaatctgaCGGCCCTCCAAaaatcatcatcggtttaaccgatgaatataaactgcccatttgaaaaactagccgtcacagctcgggcaatttaaccgacgtatcatcagtttaaccggtgagtgtagttgtccactgatcaactgaaaaaccaactctctggacaactacaccgacgctaactcaaatccatcgtcggtttaaccggtgagtataagcttagaaatccctggaaaaccaacgttctggacaactgcaccgacgttaatttcaaatatcgtcagtttaaccggtgtactCAGTGTCCATGCTTTAGTGacagcgtttaaccgacgtatagaaaattgatgtcgtcggttaaaccggtgataagactttttcctgattttgtctgttttgatttgagtcttgaatgaaatccaaatattcttgagatataagttgaatagcacttgtttgagcttccaagaacctgagtgaccaatgtgtgcatccattttttgatcgaccatgtccatgctcaagttacttggccttaacccctcttaatagtgcgatctctacaaaactataaaacctatactaacctaagtgtcattctcaaccttgcgacacttaggactagaaagatccttagtcttgttatatacttgagttgaataccaagatCGGCTTTTTGAATGATGAAATTTAGAGGcatctttaacatatgatccaatgagcgataagatttcattaagctgcacaaactcattagtcacaataatggttgtcattaatcaccgaaacataactagagggcctagatgctttcacccactagtaaaataatttctagGCACTTATAAATATATCTTCTATTTTTAAACTATGAAAATAGCATGAACATGGTAAAACAGTGAAAATTTCAGTGGAGTCATATATAAGCGTGCAGGATCAGGCCAAAATTACTAACATGCTATTTGAGCTATTGAAAAGTGGATAATGCTACTAATAGATAACTATAGATGACGGAAGGGCTAAGATCTATTAATACCAACATTTACTTTTTGGTAGCTCAAATGACATGTTGGTGATTTTTGCTAGAACTAGCATGCTTAGTATGACTCCAATGATTTTTTCATTGTTTTACCATTTCCTGCGATTTCTATGATTTAAAACAGAAAATAGATTTACAAATATCTATAAATTATTTTGCCGaaggaaaaaatataaaaatatcatGAAAATTTTCTTTACATTATCATTTTCTTGGTTAAAAATCTAAACTGATGCATTTGAATATAATTAGGCTGTTGACCTAACTGCAGATGACGGAAGGCCAAGAAACTAAACAAATTCGTTTTGGAGCCAAATAGTCAAGTTCAAGAGAAAAAGAACCAAGAAACTAAGCGCAACTTTCTAGGCTAAGAAAACAATTCTCTCCTAAATGAATCACCATATTAAACCCTCGGATCATGCCCAGGATTCAATCTCATTGCGAAGTAAATAATCCATCGTCGACCCCGTGGGCTTCCCTGTCGTTCGGTTAAAAAAAATCGTGTTCCTCATATTTTGTTTTATAAAACTTCGTAGCATATTTTAAGTGGCATGATTTTTAAGCATATTTTCTTTTAATTAAAATGTGTCTAAAGTCTGAACTATCAATGTGATGCTTATCACTTGTGCGGCTACCCTTTGTTGGGGCATTGCATGAAGCGCATGCAGGAGATAATGGAACTAAGTTTTATTTTCTCCAAAGAGATATGCTCCTTTTaataatagaaaaatattttgacGTGAGAGCTCTTTTTTTTAGGGGGACCGTCAGAGCTCTTTTGGAGTTTTGGGTCGGGCGTGATTATAGGtcctgtttgtttccgctttTCTAGATCTCATTTTTTTGAGAATCAAGATTCTGAGATAAGCCAGCTATCTGGAGAATCGGCTGTCTGGATAAGTAGTGTGTTTGGCAATCCTGATAATTTAGACCCGATTTTCTGAGTTGAGTGGTAAAATATCTGAAATGTCCTTGAGGCTGATGATATCTCATTTTTTTTGCTGAATACGAGCAGAATTCAATAATTCTTATATTTTTTGAGTATCTTGACTATATAATTATATTACattaatatcaaataaattttaaaatctTTTGAAACCAAATTATACTTTaaagttaaatatatttttcctATCTTTTTTTTCTACTAATCTTTATCAATTCTCTTCCTACTTTTTTTTCTACTCTATCATCCTTATCTCTTCTTCAACCTTCCTCCCGTGGCTCGTCCCCGATGCGGCGGCATCAGGGGAGGGCGGCAGCAGGGGCGCCAGCAGGGGCGGGcagacggcggcgcggcagcaagggcgggcggacggcggtgtagcagcaggggaggcgggcggcggcgtgacacaggggagggagggcagcggcgcggtagtaggggagggagggcggcACGACAGTAGTAGGGAGGGAGGGTGGTGCGACAGCACgaggagcggggcggcggcgcaggggtgccACGGCGTCGGCGTGTCGCTCCCGCGGCCGCCGACCGCCTCCGCCCGTGGTCGGCGCGGAAGCAGGGGGAGGGCGGGCGGTGCTGCGGCAGCAAGGAGGCGGGGAGAGGTCCGCGAGAGGAGGGCGGTGCCGCAGCAGGGGCTCCAGAGCGCGAGCAGGAAGCGACGCAGGGAGAGGGGTGGCGGGGAGGGGGCGCGGGGGAGGGGCGGCAAGGAGGGGGCACGGGGAGAAGCCCCTCGCTTACCAGCGAAGCGTTCTCGGGGATGTGTTGGTGGGAATCGCCTCCTACGTTGTTTCTGTGATTCGTAGGGCAGCGGCGGCCCAGACAATCGGCTTATAATCGAGGCGTTTGGGTGGGTTTTTTGTTTTTGTCCATCGAGAATCCGCTTATAAGCGGAAACAAACGGGCCTATATTGCTTTAGGTGATGTTCCCACATGCATGAAAATTTGGAATTTAAAAAAGCAATAAATATTAAATCGagcattcaaattaaatttcgaTTGCACCACTGTATTTTTGTgataagatcttcaaaatatgaccacacttgcctatatttgcacaacttttttttgaaatcttttaatactaaataattaatttcggCGACTGGGAACAACTATTTTAAcaacacaaacaaatagttaTTTCTACGAACAAaaactaaaaaataaataatgtacaacgaacaaaatattGAACAGCGAACATTTGGATTGTGTAGGATAAATAATAGAAAAAGCATCAAGAACAAATAAATCAACATCACCGAACAATCTAATCTACAAAGAAAACAAATAATTTGATGTTACATGTAGCCAAATAATTTTACATAAAGAACAACTTATGCATTTgacaaataaattatttttacaTACAAATGGAATATGAACATGAGTCGAACAAGTAGTATATAACTAAATTATTTACAAATCAACTAATGAGTCTAAAATGCAAATAAATTGGTATACATTAAACATGAGATATTTTTAAATATGGAAAAATAGATACGAATAAAAGAAAAACTAActgaaataaatataaaaaatatcgGTAAAAGGAAACGCCCAATATTAATGTATTGATATAACTCGCACACTTAAACatttaaagaaaaaataataaatatataaataaataatacaaatactatACAGTTATAGTAGAAAATTATGAGAATAAAGAATTAGAAACCAAATAAAAAGCAGAGAAGAAATTACCATTGAAGAATTagaataaagaaagaaaaatataagTAGGAAGAAAAAAATGGGAACATTaaaaagagaggaagcactCCAGTGCTAGCGCAGCATCACTGGCTCACTGCTAGTGGGCAAGCACATATAACCGTATAGGTAAAAGCAACATGCACATATATAGAGAAAAAATAAACTTCAAACATTCATATATACCTGGATAAAGCAAAGGATGATGCAACACATATGTGTTATCAGAATATacggagagagagaaaaagatgaGGGATCATGCAAACATAAAGCAAAGCATGTTGCAAACATAGAAGTTGTCAGAATATATGGAGAGAGAAAAATGAGAAGTGACCATGCATGCATACAGAacatgggtggtgtgagaaatatatatatgaagAGGCAAAAAGAAGAGGAGCATATGGACGCAAGCATACATGCATGGACTAGCATGCGGCGAGAGTCTAACTAGATAAATAGATAGTGGACCTCATGCAACATGGATAAACTTTATCGGGGCAAATTGATCTCAGCAAATCATTCAGGTGATGCATCCGCCGTTTGTCGCCTGGGCGATATATAGCCTCACCGCTTTGGGTTGAGGACAAGCAGGCTGCATTGCTTTTGACCCAACAAGAAGTTGGGCCTGGGCAGCTTTCATCCGTACTCACGAAATGAGCGGCCTTCGCGGCCCATCAGCGTGCGCAACTATTTATAAGCTCCCCCACTCCCACGCGCCCCTCTCTCTCTAAACcctacccgcgccgccgcctcgcatcgccagccgccgccgcgccgtgcgaGCTCAGACCGACCAGCTTCAACCATGGTGAGTTCCCCTCGAAACCCAAGCTAACTCCCGGATCCAGCGGGCCCTTGCGACTCACCGTAAGTGCTGATTCGTGTTGCGCAGGCGGACGTCGATGTCGAgcccgaggtcgccgccggcgcgcccaaGAAGAGGACGTTCCGCAAGTACAGCTACCGCGGCGTCGACCTCGACGCGCTGCTCGACATGTCCACCGACGACCTCGTCCAGCTCTTCCCCGCGCGCGCGAGGAGAAGGTACCATTCGTGCTCCGGTTCGTTTGTTTCCCTGGATCTGATGCGATGCTTGTTCGTGCTCGGTAGGTTCCAGAGGGGTCTGAAGAGGAAGCCCATGGCGCTCATCAAGAAGCTGCGCAAGGCGGTCAGTTTCCAATCGCTTACTTTTTGCTACCGCTGTTTTGCTAGTTGCTAGTGTGTTATGATCTAGATAATTGCGCGGATCTGTTGTGCGCTCATGATTATTTGATGCTTGTTAGGTTCTTCTCGGAACTGGCATGTTTATGTCTTTCGTAGATAGCATGCTAGTGAAGTTGTGAAAAATAGAAATGTGTATGTCGCTTGAATGATTTAAATGGCACTTCTGTGATTTTGTTTTGTGGTTAGCAGTTTTCTGTCACAATTTGGCCGCACAAAGTATTCTGCTGGCTTTGTTAGTGTATTAGATGTTCAGTTATGACCGAAGCAATTTGGTTATTATGTATAACTTCCAAAATCATGTGTTGTGCTTGTCACTGTCGAAATTTTTACTGTAAATTTACTTTTTTCTTGGCAGGGTGGTTGTTATAAGACTAAATGTGGATTCACATCCATTTGTCCTGTCAcataaatttgtaaaaaaagtaGACCCAAATCATTGGAAATTCTGAATCCTGAGTATTGCCAAGTAGGTCTGGCAATTGTATTGTCTTCATATTCTTTGCCTTGCATTCTATCATTTTGAAATCTTGAGTTGCTCAGCAAGCAAAGTTGCCGCTTAATATATTTCAGtcaataaaattttgaaatgggAATATGCTGTGTTTTTTCATTGTGTTTTGGCGTGATCAGATTGTTGTCTTATGAGTGTTAAAACTTGGTATTTTACCTGACAAAGCCTGTCTTGATCCCATTGTACTGATTATTACGAGTAATGTTATCTGTGGTGAGGAATATTGGTGTAATGGTAGAGTAACTTTTGTACCCTTAATGTACAATATGCAGCTCCAGCTCCTTATGTTCTGTGCCAGGAAAGCATGATTATTGTAAAATTCTTTGCTGATCCATTTGGTATTTGTAGAGCTTCCATTTTTACCTGACACATTGTTTGACCACAAGCTAACTACTGCCCTTGAACAGAAAAAGGATGCTCCTGCCGGCGAGAAGCCAGAGCCAGTGAGGACCCATCTCCGCAACATGATCATTGTCCCTGAGATGATTGGAAGCATCATTGGTGTCTACAACGGCAAGACATTCAACCAGGTTGAGATCAAGCCT
This portion of the Panicum virgatum strain AP13 chromosome 2N, P.virgatum_v5, whole genome shotgun sequence genome encodes:
- the LOC120659541 gene encoding 40S ribosomal protein S15-like; protein product: MADVDVEPEVAAGAPKKRTFRKYSYRGVDLDALLDMSTDDLVQLFPARARRRFQRGLKRKPMALIKKLRKAKKDAPAGEKPEPVRTHLRNMIIVPEMIGSIIGVYNGKTFNQVEIKPEMIGHYLAEFSISYKPVKHGRPGIGATHSSRFIPLK